The Shewanella mangrovisoli genome has a window encoding:
- the hrpA gene encoding ATP-dependent RNA helicase HrpA: MVLNSDKHPLSSDFLKQCFQSDASRIRRRLFKLNKEADSDKKTQELAKLAEQAQAAFEKVEQRLKARPKIQYPDNLPVSGMREEIAKAISENQVVIIAGETGSGKTTQLPKICLELGLGSRGFIGHTQPRRLAARSVATRVAEELQSPLGEVVGFKVRFADALKSESYIKLMTDGILLAELTSDRYLEQYDTIIIDEAHERSLNIDFILGYLKQILKKRPDLKIIITSATIDVERFCKHFNNAPIIEVSGRTYPVETRYRPLVQDTEADLDQIEGIFAAVDELVAEGLGDILIFMNGEREIRDTAEQLNRRNYRDTEILPLYARLSYGEQSKVFSNHTGRRIVLATNVAETSLTVPGIRYVIDPGTARISRYSYRTKVQRLPIEPISQASANQRQGRCGRVGPGICIRLYDEADFNSRPAFTDPEILRTNLASVILQMLAIGLGDIAAFPFIEPPDPRHIRDGFLLLEELQAVKQQKGNIVLTPLGRQLSQIPVDPRLARMVVESHQQGCLQEVLVIAAGLSIQDPRERPMDRKQASDEAHRRFADPHSDFVSWVNLWQHLKEQQKELSASQFRKKCRDEYLAYLRVREWQDLYTQLKQAVHDLKWRLNDTPANYDALHRALLSGLLSHIGFKDNNNEYLGARNRKFFVFPGSPLAKKGPKWIMAAELTETSKLFARCCAKIEPEWLEPLAAHLIKKNHLEPHFEAKQGSVIAFENQVLYGLTVVHRRRVQYGPINPVEAREIFIRSALAEGQLQTKEAFFIANQKLLEDVEALEHKSRRRDILVDEQVLMDFYEPRIPEGIYNAPKFFSWWKEARRTQPDLLDFNKSLLMQRSADHISALDFPDTWHKGNIRLQLSYHFDPAASDDGVSVHIPVALLNQIDDTDFDWLVAGMREEKCVALIKSLPKGLRRNFVPAPDYARACVQAMQPFSASLLDAMCKQLLRMSGTRVNPEDFDVTQMPAHLQMNFKIEDDKGKLVAQGRVLDTLKAELQGVVAKAIRQVADKGIEKEALTEWSFGDLPKQFEQRKGNYQVRAFPALIDNKDSVAIKLFDDEFEAQAAHRQGLRRLLLLNIPSPVKHLQQALPNKAKLAMYFNPFGQVQILIDDIITAAVQQLLDEKALDVRDAAQFEQAKDWVRQELNPTAEQIALKVEQILTLYQGIKKRTKGKISLDIAFAMSDIQSQLDQLVFKGFVEACGWNRLADVARYLKAIETRIDKLPVDPTRDRLHMQSITKVQEALAAQLAKVPRSQPVPAALIEARWMIEEYRVSCFAQALGTAYPISEKRILNHILLS; encoded by the coding sequence TTGGTTTTGAACTCTGACAAACATCCGCTATCGAGCGACTTTCTCAAGCAGTGCTTTCAAAGTGATGCCTCGCGGATCCGCCGCCGTTTATTTAAGCTCAATAAAGAAGCCGATTCTGATAAGAAAACCCAAGAGTTAGCCAAACTTGCCGAGCAGGCGCAAGCAGCGTTCGAAAAGGTCGAGCAGCGTCTTAAGGCGCGCCCGAAAATCCAATACCCAGATAATTTGCCCGTGAGCGGCATGCGCGAAGAGATCGCTAAAGCCATAAGTGAAAACCAAGTGGTGATCATCGCGGGTGAAACCGGTTCGGGTAAAACCACTCAGCTCCCAAAAATCTGTTTAGAACTGGGCCTTGGTAGCCGCGGCTTTATTGGTCATACCCAGCCACGGCGTTTAGCGGCGCGCAGCGTGGCGACACGTGTTGCCGAAGAGTTGCAAAGTCCGCTCGGCGAAGTGGTGGGCTTTAAGGTGCGTTTTGCCGATGCCTTAAAGAGCGAATCCTATATCAAGCTGATGACCGACGGGATTTTACTGGCGGAGCTCACCTCGGATCGCTATTTAGAGCAATACGATACTATCATCATCGACGAGGCGCACGAGCGCAGCCTCAACATCGACTTTATCTTGGGTTACCTCAAGCAAATTCTGAAAAAACGCCCCGATCTTAAGATCATCATCACCTCGGCAACCATCGATGTTGAGCGTTTTTGTAAGCATTTCAATAATGCACCTATTATCGAAGTCTCTGGCCGGACGTATCCAGTGGAAACCCGTTATCGCCCGCTAGTGCAAGATACCGAAGCGGATCTCGACCAAATCGAAGGGATTTTTGCCGCCGTCGATGAGTTAGTCGCCGAAGGCTTGGGCGATATTCTGATCTTTATGAACGGCGAGCGGGAAATTCGCGATACCGCCGAGCAGTTAAATCGTCGCAATTACCGCGATACCGAGATTTTGCCGTTATATGCGCGCCTCTCCTACGGCGAGCAGTCCAAGGTGTTTAGCAACCATACTGGGCGTCGCATCGTGCTTGCCACGAACGTGGCGGAAACCTCGCTGACAGTCCCTGGTATTCGTTATGTGATTGACCCAGGGACAGCGCGGATCAGCCGTTACAGTTATCGCACTAAGGTGCAGCGCTTGCCCATAGAGCCCATTTCACAGGCCAGTGCCAATCAGCGTCAAGGCCGCTGCGGCCGTGTTGGCCCGGGTATTTGTATTCGTTTATACGATGAGGCGGATTTTAACAGTCGTCCCGCATTTACCGATCCCGAAATCCTGCGCACAAACTTAGCCTCGGTGATTTTACAGATGCTCGCCATCGGTCTTGGCGATATTGCAGCGTTCCCCTTTATTGAGCCGCCCGATCCGCGCCATATTCGCGATGGCTTCTTACTGCTTGAGGAATTACAAGCCGTTAAGCAGCAGAAGGGCAATATTGTGTTAACGCCGCTTGGGCGTCAGTTATCGCAGATCCCGGTGGATCCGCGTCTGGCTCGTATGGTGGTGGAGAGTCATCAGCAGGGCTGTTTGCAGGAAGTGCTAGTGATTGCGGCGGGTCTGTCGATTCAAGACCCCCGTGAGCGCCCCATGGATAGAAAGCAGGCGTCCGATGAGGCTCATCGCCGTTTTGCCGATCCCCATTCTGATTTTGTCAGCTGGGTGAATCTATGGCAGCACTTAAAAGAGCAGCAAAAGGAATTATCCGCCAGCCAGTTCCGTAAAAAATGCCGCGACGAGTACTTAGCCTACCTGCGTGTGCGTGAATGGCAGGATTTATATACTCAGCTAAAACAAGCGGTTCACGATTTAAAGTGGCGCTTAAATGACACTCCAGCCAACTACGATGCGCTGCACCGTGCGTTGTTATCGGGTCTGCTGAGTCATATCGGTTTTAAGGACAATAACAACGAGTACTTAGGTGCGCGCAATCGTAAGTTTTTTGTGTTCCCAGGTTCACCGCTGGCGAAAAAAGGCCCGAAATGGATCATGGCGGCGGAGCTCACCGAAACCTCTAAGCTGTTTGCCCGCTGCTGCGCCAAAATTGAGCCTGAGTGGCTCGAGCCGTTAGCGGCGCATCTGATTAAAAAGAATCACTTAGAGCCGCATTTTGAGGCCAAACAGGGCAGTGTGATTGCCTTTGAAAACCAAGTGCTTTACGGTTTGACCGTGGTGCATCGCCGCCGCGTGCAATACGGGCCGATAAATCCTGTTGAAGCGCGGGAAATCTTTATCCGTAGCGCGCTTGCCGAAGGGCAATTACAGACCAAAGAAGCCTTCTTTATCGCTAACCAAAAGCTATTAGAGGATGTCGAAGCACTCGAGCACAAGTCCCGTCGCCGCGATATTTTGGTCGATGAACAAGTGTTAATGGACTTTTACGAGCCGCGCATTCCCGAAGGCATCTATAACGCGCCTAAGTTCTTTAGCTGGTGGAAGGAAGCGCGCCGTACTCAGCCCGATTTACTCGATTTTAATAAGTCACTGCTTATGCAGCGCAGTGCCGATCATATCTCGGCGCTCGATTTCCCTGACACTTGGCATAAGGGTAATATCCGCCTGCAACTGAGTTATCACTTCGACCCCGCGGCGAGTGATGATGGCGTTTCTGTGCATATTCCAGTGGCGCTACTCAATCAAATCGATGATACGGATTTCGATTGGCTGGTGGCGGGGATGCGTGAGGAGAAATGCGTCGCCCTGATTAAGTCTTTACCTAAGGGGCTGAGACGTAACTTTGTGCCTGCGCCCGATTATGCCCGCGCCTGCGTGCAGGCGATGCAGCCCTTTAGCGCCAGTTTACTCGATGCCATGTGCAAACAGCTTTTGCGTATGAGTGGTACGCGCGTTAATCCTGAAGATTTTGATGTCACGCAGATGCCCGCGCATTTGCAGATGAACTTTAAGATTGAGGACGACAAGGGCAAGTTAGTGGCTCAGGGGCGGGTACTCGATACCCTAAAGGCCGAGTTACAGGGCGTGGTCGCTAAGGCGATTCGTCAAGTGGCGGATAAGGGGATTGAAAAGGAAGCGCTCACCGAGTGGTCCTTTGGCGACTTACCGAAACAATTTGAGCAGCGTAAGGGCAACTATCAAGTTCGGGCTTTCCCTGCACTAATTGACAATAAAGACTCAGTTGCTATCAAATTATTTGATGATGAATTTGAGGCGCAGGCGGCGCACCGTCAGGGTCTACGTCGCTTGTTGTTACTCAATATTCCATCGCCGGTAAAACACCTGCAACAGGCACTGCCTAACAAGGCAAAACTGGCGATGTATTTCAATCCATTTGGTCAAGTGCAAATTCTGATTGATGACATCATTACCGCAGCCGTGCAGCAATTGCTCGATGAAAAGGCGCTGGATGTGCGCGATGCTGCTCAGTTCGAGCAGGCCAAGGATTGGGTGCGCCAAGAGCTGAACCCTACCGCCGAGCAAATCGCCCTAAAAGTGGAGCAAATTTTGACGCTCTACCAAGGCATTAAAAAGCGGACCAAGGGCAAAATTAGCTTAGATATCGCTTTTGCGATGAGTGATATTCAAAGTCAATTAGACCAATTAGTGTTCAAGGGATTCGTCGAAGCCTGTGGTTGGAATCGCCTAGCGGATGTGGCGCGTTACTTAAAGGCGATTGAAACCCGTATCGACAAGTTGCCCGTGGATCCGACCCGTGACCGTTTGCATATGCAGAGTATCACTAAAGTGCAGGAGGCCTTAGCGGCGCAGCTTGCTAAGGTGCCACGCTCGCAACCCGTGCCTGCGGCACTGATTGAAGCCCGTTGGATGATTGAAGAATACCGCGTGTCTTGCTTTGCACAGGCGCTGGGAACGGCTTATCCCATCTCGGAAAAGCGTATTTTAAACCATATCTTGCTGAGTTAA
- a CDS encoding periplasmic nitrate reductase, NapE protein, whose protein sequence is MSANSAAEKSLELKIFIFLTVFLAPLLSVLLVSGLGFAIWFSQIFTGPPGAG, encoded by the coding sequence ATGAGTGCTAACAGCGCAGCAGAAAAATCCTTAGAACTGAAAATTTTTATCTTTTTAACCGTATTTCTCGCCCCCCTCTTATCCGTGTTGTTGGTGAGTGGATTGGGATTTGCCATATGGTTTAGCCAAATCTTCACCGGCCCGCCGGGTGCAGGTTGA
- a CDS encoding chaperone NapD → MSKELHITSLVVQVMPHKMADVRQHIMAIENAELSVNNEVKLVVVLEGDSQRALMDGIEQINAIPGVLSATMVYHQSEELEEGEE, encoded by the coding sequence ATGAGCAAAGAGCTTCATATCACGAGTCTAGTGGTGCAAGTCATGCCACACAAAATGGCGGATGTTAGGCAACACATTATGGCGATTGAAAATGCCGAACTCTCTGTTAATAACGAAGTGAAACTCGTCGTCGTACTTGAAGGTGACTCCCAACGTGCCTTGATGGACGGTATCGAACAGATTAATGCCATTCCTGGCGTCTTGTCCGCCACTATGGTTTACCACCAGAGTGAAGAGCTCGAAGAGGGTGAAGAATGA
- the napA gene encoding nitrate reductase catalytic subunit NapA yields MNRRDFIKANAVIAAAGAAGLALPASASNLITSSEQTKLEWNKAPCRFCGTGCSVIVATREGKVVATHGDANSEVNRGLNCIKGYFLSKIMYGSDRLTTPMLRMTDGKYDKHGEFTPISWDSAFDIMAQKWKETLKAKGPTAVGMFGSGQWTVWEGYAAVKLMKAGFGSNNIDPNARHCMASAVVGFMRTFGIDEPMGCYDDMEAADAFVLWGSNMAEMHPILWTRVTDRRLSASHVKVAVLSTFEHRSFDLADLPIVFTPQTDLAILNFIANYIIQNDKVNWDFVKKHVNFRQGTTDIGYGLRPTHPLEQKAKNVKTAGDSTPIDFDTFKAFVAEYTVEKVSKMSGVPEAKLIELAKLYADPETKVTSFWTMGFNQHTRGVWCNNLIYNIHLLTGKISTPGNSPFSLTGQPSACGTAREVGTFSHRLPADMVVTNPEHRKHAEEIWKIPSGIIPPKPGYHAVEQNRRLKDGDLNCYWVQVNNNMQAGPNINEEGLPGYRNPANFIVVSDAYPTVTTQAADLILPTAMWVEKEGAYGNAERRTQFWHQMVQAPGESHSDLWQLMEFSKRFTTDEVWSKEVLAANPQFKGKTLFEVLYKNGNVDKFPLADTDPKYLNNEAKYFGFYVQKGLFEEYATFGRGHGHDLAPFDAYHEAHGIRWPVVDGKETKWRFREGSDPYVKPGSGFEFYGKPDGRAVIYALPFEPPAESPDTEYDMWLSTGRVLEHWHSGSMTQRVPELYRAFPDAVCFMHPEDAKKRGLRRGDEVRVVSRRGEIKTRVETRGRNKPPVGLVFVPWFDASQLINKVTLDATDPLSKQTDFKKCAVKIVKV; encoded by the coding sequence ATGAATAGACGTGACTTTATCAAAGCCAATGCGGTGATTGCAGCAGCGGGCGCAGCGGGCTTAGCGCTGCCGGCATCGGCGAGCAACTTAATCACCAGCTCAGAACAAACCAAATTAGAGTGGAACAAAGCCCCATGCCGCTTCTGTGGTACGGGTTGCTCCGTGATTGTCGCGACCCGCGAGGGCAAAGTGGTTGCCACCCACGGCGATGCAAACAGCGAAGTAAACCGCGGCCTTAACTGTATTAAAGGTTACTTCCTGTCGAAAATTATGTACGGCAGCGATCGTTTAACCACGCCAATGCTCAGAATGACCGATGGCAAGTACGATAAGCACGGTGAATTCACTCCCATTAGTTGGGATAGCGCCTTCGATATCATGGCGCAGAAATGGAAAGAAACCTTAAAAGCCAAAGGCCCGACCGCGGTTGGGATGTTTGGCTCGGGCCAGTGGACCGTTTGGGAAGGCTATGCCGCGGTTAAGCTGATGAAGGCAGGCTTTGGCTCTAACAACATCGACCCGAATGCGCGCCACTGTATGGCGTCTGCCGTTGTCGGCTTTATGCGTACCTTCGGTATCGATGAGCCTATGGGCTGTTACGATGATATGGAAGCGGCCGATGCCTTTGTGCTTTGGGGTTCCAACATGGCTGAAATGCACCCGATTTTATGGACTCGGGTCACCGATCGCCGTTTAAGCGCATCCCATGTGAAGGTCGCAGTTTTATCGACGTTTGAACATCGCTCCTTCGACTTGGCAGATTTACCTATAGTATTTACGCCGCAAACCGACTTAGCCATCCTGAACTTTATCGCCAACTACATCATTCAAAACGATAAAGTGAACTGGGACTTTGTGAAGAAGCACGTGAACTTCCGCCAAGGTACTACGGATATCGGCTACGGTTTACGTCCAACCCATCCGCTGGAGCAGAAAGCCAAGAACGTGAAAACGGCAGGGGATTCAACTCCGATTGATTTCGATACCTTTAAGGCCTTTGTCGCCGAATATACGGTGGAGAAGGTCAGCAAGATGTCGGGTGTGCCTGAGGCTAAACTCATCGAATTGGCCAAACTCTATGCTGATCCCGAGACGAAAGTCACCTCTTTCTGGACCATGGGCTTTAACCAACATACCCGTGGTGTATGGTGTAACAACCTGATTTATAACATTCACTTACTGACAGGTAAGATTTCAACGCCCGGTAACAGCCCGTTCTCGTTAACCGGTCAGCCTTCTGCCTGTGGTACGGCTCGCGAAGTGGGAACCTTCTCCCACCGTTTACCTGCCGACATGGTGGTAACAAACCCAGAGCATAGAAAACACGCCGAAGAAATTTGGAAGATCCCCAGTGGCATTATTCCGCCAAAACCCGGTTATCACGCCGTAGAGCAAAACCGCCGCTTAAAAGATGGCGACTTGAACTGCTATTGGGTGCAAGTGAACAACAATATGCAGGCGGGGCCGAACATCAACGAGGAAGGCTTACCTGGCTATCGTAATCCTGCCAACTTTATTGTGGTATCCGATGCCTATCCCACAGTCACGACCCAGGCTGCGGACTTAATTTTGCCAACCGCCATGTGGGTTGAGAAAGAGGGCGCCTATGGTAATGCCGAGCGTCGTACTCAATTCTGGCATCAAATGGTGCAGGCGCCGGGCGAATCCCACTCGGATCTGTGGCAGTTGATGGAGTTCTCTAAGCGCTTTACGACCGACGAAGTCTGGTCGAAGGAAGTCTTAGCGGCGAATCCACAATTTAAGGGCAAAACCTTATTTGAAGTGCTGTACAAAAACGGCAATGTCGATAAGTTCCCGCTGGCCGATACCGATCCTAAGTATTTAAACAACGAAGCGAAATATTTTGGCTTCTATGTCCAAAAAGGCCTGTTTGAAGAATACGCCACCTTTGGCCGTGGCCATGGTCACGATTTAGCACCTTTCGATGCCTACCACGAAGCCCATGGTATTCGCTGGCCGGTGGTCGATGGTAAAGAAACCAAATGGCGTTTCCGTGAGGGCAGCGATCCTTACGTCAAACCTGGCTCAGGCTTTGAGTTTTACGGTAAACCCGATGGCCGCGCAGTGATTTACGCCTTGCCCTTCGAGCCGCCCGCAGAATCGCCAGACACTGAATACGATATGTGGTTATCCACCGGACGGGTGCTCGAACATTGGCATTCAGGTTCGATGACTCAACGCGTGCCAGAGCTTTATCGTGCCTTCCCCGATGCAGTGTGTTTTATGCACCCAGAAGATGCGAAAAAACGCGGCTTACGCCGTGGTGACGAAGTGCGCGTGGTGTCTCGCCGCGGTGAAATTAAAACCCGTGTCGAAACCCGTGGCCGCAACAAACCGCCTGTGGGACTCGTGTTCGTACCTTGGTTCGATGCCAGTCAGCTCATTAACAAAGTCACCTTGGATGCGACAGATCCACTGTCAAAACAAACCGACTTTAAGAAATGCGCCGTGAAAATCGTCAAGGTATAA